A genomic segment from Salvelinus alpinus chromosome 8, SLU_Salpinus.1, whole genome shotgun sequence encodes:
- the rab10 gene encoding ras-related protein Rab-10: protein MAKKTYDLLFKLLLIGDSGVGKTCVLFRFSDDAFNTTFISTIGIDFKIKTVELQGKKIKLQIWDTAGQERFHTITTSYYRGAMGIMLVYDITNAKSFENISKWLRNIDEHANEDVERMLLGNKCDMEDKRVVPKAKGEQIAREHGIRFFETSAKANISIEKAFLTLAEDILRKTPVKEPNSENVDISGGSGVTGWKSKCCS from the exons ATGGCGAAGAAGACCTACGACCTGCTTTTCAAACTCCTACTGATCGGGGACTCGGGCGTGGGGAAGACCTGCGTGCTGTTCAGATTCTCAGACGACGCCTTCAATACCACCTTCATCTCCACCATAG GAATAGACTTCAAGATCAAAACTGTTGAACTCCAAGGAAAGAAGATCAAACTACAGATATG GGACACAGCTGGTCAGGAGCGGTTCCACACCATCACCACGTCCTACTATCGAGGCGCCATGGGCATCATGCTGGTCTATGACATCACCAACGCCAAGAGCTTCGAGAACATCAGCAAGTGGCTCCGCAACATCGACGAg CATGCCAACGAGGACGTGGAGAGAATGCTGCTAGGCAACAAGTGTGACATGGAGGACAAGAGGGTGGTACCAAAAGCCAAGGGAGAGCAG aTTGCCAGAGAACATGGTATTAGGTTTTTTGAGACGAGTGCCAAGGCCAACATCAGCATCGAGAAGGCTTTCCTCACGCTAGCAGAAGACATCCTCAGAAAG ACGCCCGTCAAAGAGCCCAACAGTGAAAACGTGGACATCAGCGGTGGGAGTGGAGTCACAGGATGGAAGAGCAAGTGCTGCAGTTAG